One region of Catenuloplanes indicus genomic DNA includes:
- a CDS encoding class I SAM-dependent methyltransferase has protein sequence MFSPHGPSLRELAGQALTSVERGYDLLAPKFDHTPFRTPDPLLDATAAALRTHGPFRTGLDVCTGTGAGLGVLGPLCTERVTGVDFSAGMLDRARAAHPGATLVRADARELPFDAEFDLAVTFGALGHFEPAERPALFGGVHRALRPGGLFAVPVGTPPPVTSPAYWVTTGFDAAMRVRNALWRPPFVMYYRIMTQPAIQAALTAAGFTVDAVDLPALGHRRDGTPRCRLLLARRPV, from the coding sequence GTGTTCTCGCCACACGGACCGTCGCTGCGTGAGCTGGCCGGGCAGGCGCTGACCTCGGTCGAGCGCGGCTACGACCTGCTGGCGCCGAAGTTCGACCACACCCCGTTCCGTACGCCGGACCCGCTGCTCGACGCGACCGCGGCGGCGCTCCGCACGCACGGCCCGTTCCGCACCGGGCTGGACGTGTGCACCGGCACCGGCGCCGGTCTGGGCGTGCTCGGGCCGCTCTGCACCGAGCGGGTCACCGGCGTGGACTTCAGTGCCGGGATGCTCGACCGGGCCCGCGCGGCCCACCCGGGCGCCACGCTGGTCCGGGCGGACGCGCGCGAGCTGCCGTTCGACGCGGAGTTCGACCTCGCGGTCACGTTCGGCGCGCTCGGCCACTTCGAGCCGGCCGAGCGTCCCGCGCTGTTCGGCGGCGTGCACCGTGCGCTGCGGCCGGGCGGTCTGTTCGCGGTGCCGGTCGGCACGCCGCCACCGGTGACCTCACCGGCGTACTGGGTGACGACCGGCTTCGACGCGGCTATGCGGGTGCGCAACGCGCTGTGGCGGCCGCCGTTCGTCATGTACTACCGGATCATGACGCAGCCCGCGATCCAGGCCGCGCTGACCGCGGCCGGGTTCACCGTCGACGCCGTCGACCTCCCCGCGCTCGGCCACCGCCGCGACGGCACCCCGCGCTGCCGCCTCCTCCTCGCCCGCAGGCCCGTCTGA
- a CDS encoding alpha/beta fold hydrolase: MEYARNGDVRIAYETFGDPGGVPLLLIMGLDFQMVLWPDEFCRMLAGRGFHVARFDNRDSGLSTHFTSPAPENPFRTLFRGSAAPVYTGLDMVADGLAVMDALGWPSAHVCGASLGSGLALATAVLHPGRVRGVTAVLGGPLGRRRDLLRYVNFGLFPRAARIRHPATDAGAIDTLVDLLRLISSPHAPFDEQWARSVATISHHRSPRDPGSTQRQTAAGLRLGPVARRFHEITVPTLCVNGADDPLIRPSAGAALARRIPGARSIVHPRMGHTLPPHVWPLLTAELASQAGLP, encoded by the coding sequence GTGGAGTACGCACGCAACGGCGACGTCCGGATCGCCTACGAGACGTTCGGCGACCCCGGCGGCGTACCGCTGCTGCTGATCATGGGTCTGGACTTCCAGATGGTGCTCTGGCCGGACGAGTTCTGCCGCATGCTCGCCGGCCGCGGCTTCCACGTGGCCCGGTTCGACAACCGCGACAGCGGACTGTCCACGCACTTCACCTCGCCGGCGCCGGAGAACCCGTTCCGGACGCTGTTCCGCGGCAGCGCCGCACCGGTCTACACCGGACTGGACATGGTCGCGGACGGCCTCGCCGTGATGGACGCGCTCGGCTGGCCGTCCGCGCACGTCTGCGGCGCGTCGCTGGGCAGCGGTCTCGCGCTGGCCACCGCGGTCCTGCACCCCGGCCGGGTCCGCGGCGTCACCGCGGTGCTGGGCGGGCCGCTCGGGCGCCGCCGGGATCTGCTGCGGTACGTGAACTTCGGCCTCTTCCCGCGCGCCGCCCGGATCCGGCACCCGGCCACCGACGCCGGTGCGATCGACACGCTCGTCGACCTGCTCCGGCTGATCTCCTCACCGCATGCGCCGTTCGACGAGCAGTGGGCCCGCTCGGTCGCCACGATCAGCCACCACCGCTCACCGCGCGACCCGGGCAGCACCCAGCGCCAGACCGCGGCCGGCCTGCGCCTCGGCCCGGTCGCCCGCCGCTTCCACGAGATCACCGTCCCCACGCTGTGCGTCAACGGCGCGGACGACCCACTGATCCGCCCGTCCGCCGGCGCCGCTCTGGCCCGCCGCATCCCCGGCGCCCGCAGCATCGTTCACCCCCGGATGGGCCACACCCTCCCGCCCCACGTCTGGCCCCTCCTCACCGCCGAACTGGCCAGCCAGGCCGGCCTGCCCTGA
- a CDS encoding PstS family phosphate ABC transporter substrate-binding protein, giving the protein MPSLALDWLLDGPYGLLVALVVIGGGTALNYLRTRREKMLSFRVRFNSRLGFDPPDAGNVVRLIGPDHTEIPDPGMVVARIKNVGRSSITEQDYVHRLGLTFPGTDRRLVTVDVTEARPPDLQDLLTGEGFEVHDNRIVLPPVHLNPGSEFKLVALLEHTSGTGKPAVQTNGILRNGRIFLDSDGRRLRRSTLIGGGLTTLLAGALVAVLLVGLPPDPRDDCAAGELTVTGSSAFADAVQSLAEQYMAKCRASRITVDASGSIEGLNELNDASAEDGPRRLTLADGRFDGGGGFPNVEIAGTLAVVPFSFVVHPALPVTDLPRAELARVFRGDVANWNQVTLADGTPGPDVAVRVVGRDTRSGSRSVIQKLLLGGGNPAPITVNSCAAANTETAVDAAIVCEVGSTGAVLDAVARYEGAIGYVDMPNAADAGAAVKQITVDGLGATLDDIDEGYPVWTVEYLYSYGPLAKTADLTRSFAGFLVDADQADEIQALGYPPCIQGGSVPQGLCSKGN; this is encoded by the coding sequence GTGCCGAGTCTCGCATTGGATTGGCTGCTCGACGGGCCGTACGGGCTGCTCGTGGCGCTTGTGGTGATCGGCGGTGGCACCGCGCTGAATTATCTGCGCACCCGCCGGGAGAAAATGCTGTCGTTTCGCGTCCGGTTCAATTCCCGGCTCGGCTTCGACCCGCCGGACGCCGGTAACGTGGTGCGGCTGATCGGCCCGGACCACACCGAGATCCCGGACCCGGGCATGGTCGTCGCCCGGATCAAGAACGTCGGCCGCAGCTCGATCACCGAACAGGACTACGTGCACCGGCTCGGCCTCACGTTCCCGGGCACCGACCGGCGGCTGGTCACCGTGGACGTCACCGAGGCGCGACCGCCGGATCTCCAGGACCTGCTCACCGGCGAGGGTTTCGAGGTGCACGACAACCGGATCGTGCTGCCGCCGGTGCACCTCAACCCGGGCAGCGAGTTCAAGCTGGTGGCGCTGCTGGAGCACACCAGCGGCACCGGCAAGCCCGCGGTGCAGACCAACGGCATCCTCCGCAACGGCCGGATCTTCCTCGACAGCGACGGCCGCCGGCTGCGCCGCAGCACGCTGATCGGCGGCGGGCTCACCACGCTGCTGGCCGGTGCGCTGGTCGCGGTGCTGCTGGTCGGCCTGCCGCCGGACCCGCGGGACGACTGCGCCGCGGGCGAGCTCACCGTCACCGGGTCGAGCGCGTTCGCGGACGCGGTGCAGAGCCTGGCCGAGCAGTACATGGCGAAGTGCCGCGCCTCGCGGATCACCGTCGACGCGTCCGGCAGCATCGAGGGCCTCAACGAGCTCAACGACGCGTCCGCCGAGGACGGCCCGCGCCGGCTCACGCTCGCGGACGGCCGGTTCGACGGCGGCGGCGGATTCCCGAACGTGGAGATCGCCGGCACGCTGGCCGTCGTGCCGTTCAGCTTCGTGGTGCACCCGGCGCTGCCGGTCACGGACCTGCCGCGGGCCGAGCTGGCGCGGGTCTTCCGCGGCGACGTCGCGAACTGGAACCAGGTCACCCTCGCGGACGGTACGCCCGGGCCCGACGTCGCCGTGCGCGTGGTCGGCCGGGACACCCGGTCCGGCAGCCGCTCCGTGATCCAGAAGCTGCTGCTCGGCGGCGGCAACCCGGCGCCGATCACCGTCAACAGCTGCGCGGCCGCGAACACCGAGACGGCCGTCGACGCCGCGATCGTCTGTGAGGTGGGCAGCACCGGCGCGGTCCTCGACGCGGTCGCCCGGTACGAGGGCGCCATCGGCTACGTCGACATGCCGAACGCGGCCGACGCCGGAGCCGCCGTCAAGCAGATCACCGTCGACGGTCTCGGCGCCACGCTCGACGACATCGACGAGGGCTATCCGGTCTGGACCGTGGAGTACCTCTACAGCTACGGCCCGCTCGCCAAGACCGCCGACCTGACCCGCTCGTTCGCCGGCTTCCTGGTCGACGCGGACCAGGCCGACGAGATCCAGGCCCTCGGTTACCCGCCGTGCATCCAGGGCGGCAGCGTGCCCCAGGGGCTGTGCAGCAAGGGCAACTGA
- a CDS encoding YciI family protein yields MQYLVSVIDDRTGSGTDGEMATITAFNERMRADGNWVFAGGLAAPETATVIDNRGAAPVFTDGPYVETKEFIAGFWIFQAPDLDAALRIAAAGSRACHRRVEVRPFR; encoded by the coding sequence ATGCAGTACCTGGTTTCCGTGATCGACGACCGGACCGGTTCCGGGACCGACGGCGAGATGGCGACGATCACCGCGTTCAACGAGCGGATGCGGGCCGACGGCAACTGGGTGTTCGCCGGTGGCCTCGCGGCGCCGGAGACCGCCACCGTGATCGACAACCGGGGCGCCGCCCCGGTGTTCACCGACGGGCCGTACGTGGAGACGAAGGAGTTCATCGCCGGCTTCTGGATCTTCCAGGCGCCGGATCTGGACGCCGCGCTCCGGATCGCCGCGGCCGGGTCGAGGGCCTGCCACCGCCGGGTCGAGGTGCGGCCGTTCCGGTGA
- a CDS encoding TetR/AcrR family transcriptional regulator, which yields MPRKVDHDARRRHIVESLLRITADHGLEAVSLREVAAAAGVSMGQVQHYFATKDEMLLYALRHWLSLGTHDGFAARVARHPDGGPRAIAAEYLPYDATSRREACIAVAFVSRAAIRPEIASALAPAFAGFAGALRTALDRTGVPDAAAESRRLAALLDGLRPAVLTGALSHADALAVVDRHLERL from the coding sequence ATGCCACGGAAGGTCGACCATGACGCCCGCCGCCGCCACATCGTCGAGTCACTGCTGCGGATCACCGCGGACCACGGGCTGGAGGCGGTGTCGCTGCGCGAGGTCGCGGCCGCGGCCGGCGTGTCGATGGGCCAGGTGCAGCACTACTTCGCGACCAAGGACGAGATGCTGCTGTACGCGCTGCGGCACTGGCTGAGCCTCGGCACGCACGACGGCTTCGCGGCCCGGGTCGCGCGGCACCCGGACGGCGGCCCGCGCGCGATCGCGGCCGAGTACCTGCCCTATGACGCGACCAGCCGGCGGGAGGCCTGCATCGCGGTGGCGTTCGTGTCCCGCGCCGCGATCCGGCCGGAGATCGCGTCCGCGCTCGCGCCGGCGTTCGCCGGGTTCGCCGGTGCGCTGCGCACGGCGCTCGACCGGACCGGCGTGCCGGACGCGGCCGCGGAGTCCCGCCGGCTGGCGGCGCTGCTGGACGGGCTGCGGCCCGCGGTGCTGACCGGCGCGCTGTCGCACGCGGACGCACTGGCCGTCGTGGACCGGCACCTGGAACGCCTTTAG
- the pgm gene encoding phosphoglucomutase (alpha-D-glucose-1,6-bisphosphate-dependent), which yields MREPEETAVSVHPRAGQPAEPGDLIDVAELLAAYRDRHPDVSVPAQQVAFGTSGHRGSSLKSAFNEDHIVAISQAICEYREEQGVDGPLFIGRDTHALSEPATISAVEVFAANGVTVLLDSRDGFTPTPALSHAILTANRGKRNGLADGVVVTPSHNPPADGGFKYNPPNGGPADTDATKWIQDRANALIADGLTGVRRMPYARAVNADTTGRYDYLASYVDDLPSVLDLDAVRDAGVRIGADPLGGASVAYWGEIASRHGLDLTVVNPETDPAWPFMTLDWDGKIRMDCSSPYAMASLIGKRDAYQIATGNDADADRHGIVTPDGGLMNPNHYLAVAIQYLYGSRSGWSADAAVGKTLVSSSMIDRVAASLGRRLIEVPVGFKWFVPGLLDGSVAFGGEESAGASFLRRDGSVWTTDKDGILLCLLASEIQAVTGKSPSQHYGELVERFGTPSYARIDAPATREEKAVLAKLSPSQVTATSLAGEPITATLTSAPGNGAALGGLKVTTENGWFAARPSGTEDVYKIYAESFKGDDHLAQIQEEARDLVSAALKA from the coding sequence ATGCGCGAACCCGAGGAGACCGCTGTGTCTGTTCACCCCCGTGCCGGCCAGCCCGCGGAGCCGGGCGATCTGATCGATGTGGCGGAGTTGCTCGCCGCCTATCGTGATCGGCATCCGGATGTGAGCGTGCCCGCGCAGCAGGTGGCGTTCGGTACGTCCGGGCACCGTGGGTCGTCGCTGAAGTCCGCGTTCAACGAGGACCACATCGTGGCGATCAGCCAGGCGATCTGTGAGTACCGGGAGGAGCAGGGCGTCGACGGGCCGCTGTTCATCGGGCGGGACACGCACGCGCTGTCCGAGCCGGCCACGATAAGCGCGGTCGAGGTGTTCGCGGCGAACGGCGTCACCGTGCTGCTGGACAGCCGGGACGGGTTCACGCCGACGCCGGCGCTGTCGCACGCGATCCTGACCGCGAACCGGGGCAAGCGCAACGGGCTCGCGGACGGCGTGGTCGTCACGCCGTCGCACAACCCACCGGCCGACGGCGGCTTCAAGTACAACCCGCCGAACGGCGGCCCGGCCGACACGGACGCCACCAAGTGGATCCAGGACCGGGCGAACGCGCTGATCGCCGACGGCCTGACCGGCGTGCGGCGGATGCCGTACGCGCGCGCGGTCAACGCGGACACCACCGGCCGGTACGACTATCTCGCGTCCTACGTGGACGACCTGCCGTCCGTGCTCGACCTGGACGCGGTGCGCGACGCGGGCGTGCGGATCGGCGCGGACCCGCTCGGCGGCGCCAGCGTGGCGTACTGGGGCGAGATCGCGTCCCGGCACGGCCTGGACCTGACCGTGGTGAACCCGGAGACCGACCCGGCCTGGCCGTTCATGACGCTGGACTGGGACGGCAAGATCCGGATGGACTGTTCCTCGCCGTACGCGATGGCGTCGCTGATCGGCAAGCGTGACGCGTACCAGATCGCCACCGGCAACGACGCGGACGCGGACCGGCACGGCATCGTCACGCCGGACGGCGGCCTGATGAACCCGAACCACTACCTCGCGGTCGCGATCCAGTACCTGTACGGCTCCCGCTCCGGCTGGTCCGCCGACGCCGCGGTCGGCAAGACGCTCGTCTCCTCCTCGATGATCGACCGGGTGGCCGCGTCGCTCGGCCGCCGCCTGATCGAGGTGCCGGTCGGCTTCAAGTGGTTCGTGCCCGGCCTGCTCGACGGCTCCGTCGCGTTCGGCGGCGAGGAGAGCGCCGGCGCGTCGTTCCTGCGCCGCGACGGCTCGGTCTGGACCACCGACAAGGACGGCATCCTGCTCTGCCTGCTCGCCTCCGAGATCCAGGCGGTGACCGGGAAGTCGCCGTCCCAGCACTACGGCGAGCTGGTGGAGCGGTTCGGCACGCCGTCCTACGCGCGCATCGACGCGCCCGCCACCCGCGAGGAGAAGGCGGTGCTGGCGAAGCTGTCGCCGTCCCAGGTCACGGCGACGTCGCTGGCCGGTGAGCCGATCACGGCCACGCTCACGTCCGCGCCGGGCAACGGGGCCGCGCTCGGCGGGTTGAAAGTGACGACGGAGAACGGCTGGTTCGCGGCCCGGCCGTCCGGCACCGAGGACGTCTACAAGATCTACGCGGAGTCCTTCAAGGGCGACGACCACCTGGCGCAGATCCAGGAGGAGGCGCGGGACCTGGTGTCGGCGGCGCTGAAGGCCTGA
- a CDS encoding RNA polymerase sigma factor, translated as MSAAEAVTRAHRQEWAIVVAALARRFGDLDVAEEAAAEAFAAAVERWPVDGVPPKPGAWLTTTATRKAIDRVRRESRRDAKQREAWMLHDDEPAAPAGVIDDDRLRLIFTCCHPALGPEVRVALTLRLVGGLTVAEIARAFLVRESAMGQRITRAKAKIKAARIPYRVPTAADLPARVSGVLAVLFLVFNEGYLATGPESPPVRQELTAEAIRLTRLLRTLLPGNGEVTGLLALMLLTEARRTARVSAGGELIALGEQDRGAWDPELIEEGHRLVVERLATGEPPGRYQLLAAINAVHTAAPDVRDTAWPQIVALYDQLARLDPSPIVALNRAVAVAELDGPHVALTAVDRLGDALAGYHAFHAARADLLRRLGRGADARAAYDRAIALAGNTAETAYLTRRRDQLR; from the coding sequence GTGAGCGCCGCCGAGGCGGTGACCCGGGCGCACCGGCAGGAGTGGGCGATCGTGGTGGCCGCGCTGGCCCGGCGGTTCGGCGACCTCGACGTGGCGGAGGAGGCGGCGGCGGAGGCCTTCGCGGCCGCGGTCGAGCGGTGGCCGGTGGACGGCGTGCCGCCGAAGCCCGGCGCCTGGCTGACCACCACCGCCACCCGGAAGGCGATCGACCGGGTACGGCGGGAGAGCCGGCGGGACGCCAAGCAGCGGGAGGCGTGGATGCTGCACGACGACGAGCCGGCCGCGCCGGCCGGGGTGATCGACGACGACCGGCTCCGGCTGATCTTCACGTGCTGCCATCCGGCGCTCGGGCCGGAGGTCCGGGTCGCGCTGACGCTGCGCCTGGTCGGCGGGCTGACCGTGGCGGAGATCGCCCGCGCGTTCCTGGTGCGGGAGAGCGCGATGGGGCAGCGGATCACCCGGGCCAAAGCCAAGATCAAGGCGGCGCGCATCCCGTACCGGGTGCCGACGGCGGCCGACCTGCCGGCGCGCGTCTCCGGCGTCCTCGCGGTGCTGTTCCTGGTCTTCAACGAGGGCTACCTGGCGACCGGGCCGGAGTCGCCGCCGGTCCGGCAGGAGCTCACCGCGGAGGCGATCCGGCTCACCCGGCTGCTCCGCACGCTGCTGCCGGGCAACGGCGAGGTGACCGGCCTGCTCGCGCTGATGCTGCTCACCGAGGCACGCCGCACCGCCCGCGTCTCGGCGGGCGGCGAGCTGATCGCGCTCGGCGAGCAGGACCGCGGCGCCTGGGACCCGGAGCTGATCGAGGAGGGGCACCGGCTGGTGGTCGAGCGCCTGGCCACCGGTGAGCCGCCCGGCCGCTACCAGCTCCTGGCGGCGATCAACGCGGTGCACACGGCCGCGCCGGACGTCCGGGACACCGCCTGGCCGCAGATCGTCGCGCTCTACGACCAGCTGGCCCGCCTGGACCCGTCGCCGATCGTGGCGCTCAACCGCGCGGTCGCGGTCGCCGAGCTGGACGGCCCGCACGTGGCACTGACCGCGGTCGACCGTCTCGGGGACGCACTGGCCGGCTACCACGCGTTCCACGCCGCCCGCGCCGACCTGCTCCGCCGGCTCGGCCGCGGTGCCGACGCACGCGCGGCCTACGACCGGGCGATCGCGCTGGCCGGCAACACGGCCGAGACCGCCTACCTGACCCGCCGTCGCGACCAGCTCCGCTGA